In Rodentibacter haemolyticus, the DNA window AAATCTTTCGGTGAAAAATAGTAAATTTTTCCAAGATGTTCACCTAATGAACCGCCATTTAATGCAAAATAGCCACCGATGACATCGTCTGCAACCAATAAATATTTTGGTTTTTCGCCTGATTCAGTGAAAGACTTACTAAAATTCCAATCCATTAAGCCGCGAGGCAATTTAAAACTACCGGAACCTAAAATTCGCAACCATCCATAATGAATCAAAATGCCACCGGTTTCATAAATCACCGCCCCCATTGGCGATGAAGTCGGCATTTGCATAGTGAAAAGCTCACGCCCGGCACTGGATTGATCTTTTTTGATGACCAGACAATCATTCCGCGCCAACTCAATCCATTGGGAAAGTGTTGGCCATGCGGAACGTTCAGAATCGGTTAGTTGTTCGAGAGTTTGCATAATTTATAGACTATATCGTTAAAAAATACGGGAAATTTTAACCGCACTTTAAAGCTCAAAAAAACGCTCTTCTATGCGTTCGATTTCTTCTGTTAGTTTACGTATAAAGCGTAATTTATCACATATTTGCGCCGCCAATTGCCATTGTTGCATTTGGAGATTTTCAGAAAGTGCGGTTAATAATTTCTGCGTTTCTAATTTGATTTCTTTTGCAAAAGCAGCTAACGCCCGCTCATTTTTTTGCATTTCAAATTCTTCTAATTGTTCCCGCCATTGTAACTGTTGCATTAAAAACGCCACATCTTGCGTGCTTTTTTGCTCAAGATCTTGCTGATTTCCGGTATTCAGCGCAATTATCGCTTCAGCACGCAAAATCGGATCTTTTAACGTTTTTAAGGCATCATTCACTTCAGTCGATTTCTGCATTGCAATACGTTGTTCTACCGCACTTGCAGAGGCAAAATTATCAGGGTGCAACGTCTTTTGCAGTTCCAGATAACGTGCATTTAAGGCTTGCATATCGAGTTGAAAATCAACGGGTAAATCAAAAATTTCAAAAGGATTGAACATGATATGTCACCTTAAACGTGAAAACTTTCACCGCAACCGCAAGATTCTTTAACGTTCGGATTATTATATTTAAAGCCTTCATTTAACCCTTCTTTTACATAATCCAACTCAATGCCATTAAGATAAACCAAGCTTTTGGGATCGACGATGATCTTTACACCATGTTGTTCAAACACTTGATCCTCATCATTCAGCACATCAACAAATTCCAAGACGTATGCTAAGCCCGAACAGCCTGAAGTTTTCACCCCCAGACGTAAGCCAATACCTTTACCGCGATTATCCAAAAAAGCTTTTACACGCTGTGCGGCTTTTTCTGTTAATGTAATGCTCATACTTCCCCTACGATCAGTAAAAGTGCGGTCATTTTTACCGCACTTTTTATTGTATTATTCGCCTTGTTTCGCTTTGTAATCCGCAATTGCCGCTTTGATTGCATCTTCCGCTAAAATGGAGCAATGCACTTTTACCGGCGGTAATTCTAATTCTTCGGCAATTTGGCTATTTTTGATTGCTCCCGCTTCTTCTAAGGATTTACCTTTTACCCATTCGGTAATCAACGAACTTGAAGCGATAGCGGATCCGCAACCGTAAGTCTTGAACTTCGCATCTTCGATAATGCCGCTATCGTTTACTTTGATTTGTAACTGCATTACGTCACCACAGGCCGGCGCACCCACCATTCCGGTACCGACAGAACTATCTTTTTTATCCAACGCTCCGACATTGCGCGGATTTTCATAATGATCAATTACTTTTTCACTATAAGCCATTTTAACTTTCCTTACTTAAATGATTGAAAAATGCTGCCGATAATACTCGGCAAATCGGCAGCAATGAAATTCCTAGTGCGCAGACCATTCAATGGTGCTGAGATCTACACCTTCTTTAAACATATCCCATAACGGAGACAACGCACGTAATTTTTCTACCGCACCTTTCATTAAGTTGATGGTGTAATCAATTTCTTCTTCAGTAGTATAACGACCGAGGGT includes these proteins:
- a CDS encoding DUF2625 domain-containing protein — its product is MQTLEQLTDSERSAWPTLSQWIELARNDCLVIKKDQSSAGRELFTMQMPTSSPMGAVIYETGGILIHYGWLRILGSGSFKLPRGLMDWNFSKSFTESGEKPKYLLVADDVIGGYFALNGGSLGEHLGKIYYFSPKDLSWHNLNFTYTEFLSWVLNGDLEAFYQGLFWQGWQEDVKQLDGNQIFVFMPDLAEDKNTLIDQRQKREVNIETHYKAAFAEKEKFEMAYSVA
- the hscB gene encoding Fe-S protein assembly co-chaperone HscB; the encoded protein is MFNPFEIFDLPVDFQLDMQALNARYLELQKTLHPDNFASASAVEQRIAMQKSTEVNDALKTLKDPILRAEAIIALNTGNQQDLEQKSTQDVAFLMQQLQWREQLEEFEMQKNERALAAFAKEIKLETQKLLTALSENLQMQQWQLAAQICDKLRFIRKLTEEIERIEERFFEL
- the iscA gene encoding iron-sulfur cluster assembly protein IscA, whose product is MSITLTEKAAQRVKAFLDNRGKGIGLRLGVKTSGCSGLAYVLEFVDVLNDEDQVFEQHGVKIIVDPKSLVYLNGIELDYVKEGLNEGFKYNNPNVKESCGCGESFHV
- the iscU gene encoding Fe-S cluster assembly scaffold IscU, yielding MAYSEKVIDHYENPRNVGALDKKDSSVGTGMVGAPACGDVMQLQIKVNDSGIIEDAKFKTYGCGSAIASSSLITEWVKGKSLEEAGAIKNSQIAEELELPPVKVHCSILAEDAIKAAIADYKAKQGE